In the Helianthus annuus cultivar XRQ/B chromosome 11, HanXRQr2.0-SUNRISE, whole genome shotgun sequence genome, one interval contains:
- the LOC118484250 gene encoding 30S ribosomal protein S11, chloroplastic-like, translating to MAKAIPKKGSCGRIRSRKSIRKIPKGVIHIQASFNNTIVTVTDVRGRVVSWSSASTCGFQGTRRGTPFAAQTAAANAIRAVVDQGMQRAEVMIKGPGLGRDAALRAIRRSGILLTFVRDVTPMPHNGCRPLKKRRV from the coding sequence ATGGCAAAAGCTATACCGAAAAAGGGTTCATGTGGACGTATTCGTTCACGTAAGAGTATACGTAAAATACCAAAGGGGGTTATTCATATTCAAGCAAGTTTCAATAATACCATTGTGACTGTTACAGATGTACGAGGGCGAGTGGTTTCTTGGTCCTCTGCCAGTACTTGTGGCTTCCAAGGTACAAGAAGAGGGACGCCGTTTGCTGCTCAAACCGCAGCGGCAAATGCTATTCGTGCAGTAGTAGATCAAGGTATGCAACGAGCAGAAGTCATGATTAAAGGTCCCGGTCTTGGAAGAGACGCAGCATTACGAGCTATTCGCAGAAGTGGTATACTATTAACTTTCGTACGGGATGTAACCCCTATGCCACATAATGGCTGTAGACCCCTAAAAAAAAGACGTGTGTAG